The following are encoded together in the Sphingomonas insulae genome:
- a CDS encoding beta-mannosidase: MKRAPALALALALLLTTSPLAARDTIPLDRDWQVRLDPADSAAIGAHPREAKWFAAQVPGSVQQDLIRAKRVPDPFIGTNEGAIQWAGLSAWQFRTRLTVTPAMLAHGHLDLVFDGLDTFAAVAVNGRPLLKADNAHRRWRADAKPLLHVGANEVLVSIASPIRTLQPMVMKEAHPLPGEYDSAFGDEPKGVQTSPYIRKPKYQYGWDWGPRIVTTGLWRPARLEAWDDVRLDHVRVAQDALSDAEARLTAHATIVADTTKAVTLTTTVTAPDGTRDTVRRSITLVPGSNPVTIPLTIARPQRWQPVGYGAQPLYTVATTLDGDTQTRTIGLRTVTIDRKDGAFGFVVNGTPIFAKGANVIPFDSFPARVDPAEPESLLKAARDANMNMVRIWGGGYYLDDAFYAAADRMGLMVWQDFMFGGSVTPPDAAFRANVAAEADEQVARLGDHPSIVIWAGNNEVLSGWENWGDRKAYKTAIGPDQQERIGTGMAVLFDRVLRGAVTANSPGTPYMPGSPSSDYEGPVDTDANGDRHFWDVWSGSKPVETYLDSCPRFMSEYGFQSMPTMATIRGFAGKGALDPDSAVMKAHQKFLAGEGNARLRLYLDQRLRPAKDFADFVYLTQVNQAQAIGLAARHHRACRPVTMGSLFWQLNDVWPSISWASIDHLGQWKLLQYEAKRAFAPQAIVAERRNGSTRIALVSDATTPVEATWRIVVRDMTGATLDTRQADLTLAPLSAATVATLSDADLFGAADPAKSYAVAELMVRTDVPEAFRTDRRVVSRTLIERLPPKDMAYPDPGLTLRRTGDTATITAKNLARAVMVDMGDTTGQASDSGFDLLPGESVTVTLSGKQTPVLRTLAR; this comes from the coding sequence ATGAAGCGCGCCCCCGCCCTCGCCCTCGCCCTCGCGCTGTTGCTCACCACCTCGCCGCTCGCCGCGCGCGACACGATCCCGCTCGATCGCGACTGGCAGGTCCGGCTCGATCCGGCCGATAGCGCGGCGATCGGGGCGCACCCGCGCGAGGCGAAATGGTTCGCGGCGCAGGTGCCCGGCAGCGTCCAGCAGGACCTGATCCGCGCAAAGCGCGTCCCCGATCCGTTCATCGGCACCAACGAGGGCGCAATCCAATGGGCGGGCCTGTCGGCATGGCAGTTCCGCACCCGGCTGACCGTGACGCCCGCGATGCTCGCGCACGGCCACCTCGATCTGGTGTTCGACGGCCTCGACACATTTGCGGCCGTGGCCGTCAACGGCCGGCCGTTGCTGAAGGCGGACAATGCCCACCGCCGCTGGCGTGCAGACGCCAAGCCGCTGCTGCACGTCGGCGCGAACGAGGTGCTGGTCAGCATCGCCTCGCCGATCAGGACGTTGCAGCCGATGGTGATGAAGGAGGCGCATCCGCTTCCCGGCGAATATGACAGCGCGTTCGGCGACGAGCCGAAGGGCGTGCAGACCAGCCCGTATATCCGCAAGCCGAAATACCAGTACGGCTGGGATTGGGGTCCCCGCATCGTCACCACCGGCCTGTGGCGGCCCGCCCGGTTGGAGGCATGGGACGACGTCCGGCTCGACCACGTCCGGGTCGCGCAGGATGCGCTGTCGGATGCGGAGGCGCGGCTGACCGCCCATGCCACGATCGTCGCCGACACGACGAAGGCGGTGACGCTCACCACCACCGTCACCGCGCCGGACGGAACCCGTGATACGGTCCGGCGCAGCATCACGCTCGTCCCCGGCAGCAATCCGGTGACGATCCCGTTAACGATCGCGCGGCCGCAACGCTGGCAGCCCGTCGGCTATGGCGCGCAGCCGCTCTACACCGTCGCCACGACGCTGGACGGCGACACGCAGACGCGGACCATCGGTCTGCGCACGGTGACGATCGATCGTAAGGATGGCGCCTTCGGCTTCGTCGTCAATGGCACGCCGATCTTCGCCAAGGGCGCCAACGTCATCCCGTTCGACAGCTTCCCCGCGCGCGTCGATCCCGCCGAACCGGAAAGCCTGTTGAAGGCGGCGCGCGACGCCAACATGAACATGGTCCGCATCTGGGGCGGCGGCTATTACCTCGACGACGCCTTCTACGCCGCCGCCGACCGGATGGGGCTGATGGTATGGCAGGACTTCATGTTCGGCGGGTCGGTGACGCCCCCCGACGCCGCGTTCCGCGCCAATGTCGCGGCGGAAGCCGACGAACAGGTCGCACGGCTCGGCGATCATCCCTCGATCGTGATCTGGGCGGGCAACAACGAAGTGCTGTCCGGCTGGGAAAACTGGGGCGACCGCAAGGCGTACAAGACGGCGATCGGCCCCGACCAGCAGGAACGCATCGGCACCGGGATGGCGGTGCTGTTCGATCGCGTCCTGCGCGGCGCCGTCACCGCGAACAGCCCCGGCACACCCTATATGCCGGGATCGCCGTCGAGCGACTATGAAGGCCCGGTCGATACCGACGCCAACGGCGACCGCCATTTCTGGGACGTCTGGTCCGGCAGCAAGCCCGTCGAGACGTATCTCGATTCCTGCCCGCGCTTCATGAGCGAATATGGTTTCCAGTCGATGCCGACGATGGCGACCATTCGCGGCTTTGCCGGCAAGGGCGCGCTCGATCCCGACAGCGCGGTGATGAAGGCGCATCAGAAGTTCCTGGCCGGCGAGGGCAACGCCCGGCTGCGCCTCTATCTCGACCAGCGGCTGCGGCCGGCGAAGGATTTCGCCGACTTCGTCTATCTGACGCAGGTCAACCAGGCGCAGGCGATCGGCCTTGCCGCGCGCCATCATCGCGCCTGCCGGCCGGTGACGATGGGATCGCTGTTCTGGCAATTGAACGACGTATGGCCGTCGATCAGCTGGGCCAGCATCGATCATCTCGGCCAATGGAAATTGCTGCAATATGAGGCGAAGCGGGCATTCGCGCCGCAGGCGATCGTCGCCGAACGCCGCAATGGCAGCACCCGCATCGCGCTGGTGTCCGATGCGACCACGCCGGTCGAGGCCACGTGGCGGATCGTCGTCCGCGACATGACCGGCGCGACGCTCGATACCCGACAGGCGGACTTGACGCTGGCCCCGCTCAGTGCGGCCACCGTCGCGACGCTGAGCGATGCCGACCTGTTCGGCGCGGCCGACCCGGCGAAGAGTTACGCCGTCGCCGAACTGATGGTGAGGACGGATGTGCCTGAAGCATTCCGCACCGACCGGCGCGTCGTCAGCCGCACCCTGATCGAACGCCTCCCGCCGAAGGACATGGCCTATCCCGACCCCGGCCTCACCCTCCGCCGTACCGGCGACACCGCGACGATCACGGCAAAGAACCTCGCCCGTGCGGTGATGGTCGACATGGGCGATACGACGGGTCAGGCGAGCGACAGCGGCTTCGACCTGCTGCCCGGCGAGAGCGTCACGGTGACCTTGTCCGGAAAGCAAACCCCCGTGCTGCGCACGCTCGCGCGATGA
- a CDS encoding glycoside hydrolase family 3 C-terminal domain-containing protein, producing the protein MIPALLLLAQAADPVTAAIAAMSPEQKAAQLQSTAPADAQANLPAYDWWNEGLHGLARNGRATVFPQAIGLAATWDVDMMERVGTIVSTEARARFNAQPVATDRRIYQGLTIWSPNINIFRDPRWGRGQETYGEDPYLTGKLGVGFVRGLQGPDPRHPRVIATPKHLAVHSGPEAGRDGFDVDPSPRDLEATYLPAFRRAVVEGKAQSLMCAYNSLHGTPACAASWLMNDRIRRDWGFTGFTVSDCDAVSNIHAFHHYRLDAAGAAAAAVRGGTDLNCGTAYAALPQALAKGLVSQSEVDTALARALRGRQALGIAFGATSPWARIGSDQVATPAHRATALEAARKSIVLLRNEAGRLPLARGTRIAVIGADADDLGVLQGNYHGTAVNPVTPLDGLRARFGPANVAYAQGSLLAEEAAVVLPETALRSDGQPGLHATYTANGAPVVRRDRRVDFDLNRAAPAPGLPVTGYRARWTGTFVPPGPGRYRLILDQSPCWKDCTVHDRATLTLGGRLLHDGDLPRGRVEVAVDSDGTPQPIDLTLDHRSEDESFRLLWIPPAEPLLAQAVAAVRDADVAVVVAGLSPDLEGEALSVQVPGFVGGDRTDIALPLPQQRLLAALKATGKPIVLVLTSGSAVAVDPGSADAILANWYPGESGGTALADVMSGAVNPAGRLPVTMYRATTDLPAFVDYGMKERTYRYFTGTPLWGFGHGLSYTQFAYASLRAPDSVAAGGDLRIEAMVTNAGARDGEEVVQAYLVPPAPPEGGFTDPVLQRQLVGFQRVAIARGKTARVGFTLDPRAMSIVDRDGRRHVVPGAYRLWIGGGQPGDGPGRWFDFTVSGTDTELPK; encoded by the coding sequence ATGATCCCCGCCCTCCTGTTGCTCGCGCAGGCCGCCGATCCGGTGACCGCCGCCATTGCCGCGATGAGCCCCGAGCAAAAGGCGGCGCAATTGCAAAGCACCGCCCCGGCGGACGCGCAGGCGAACCTGCCCGCCTATGACTGGTGGAACGAAGGGCTGCACGGCCTCGCCCGCAACGGCCGAGCGACCGTATTCCCGCAGGCGATCGGCCTTGCCGCGACCTGGGATGTCGACATGATGGAGCGTGTCGGCACCATCGTGTCGACCGAAGCACGCGCCCGGTTCAACGCACAGCCGGTGGCCACCGACCGCCGCATCTATCAGGGCCTCACCATCTGGTCCCCCAATATCAATATCTTCCGCGATCCGCGCTGGGGCCGGGGACAGGAAACCTATGGCGAGGACCCGTATCTGACGGGCAAGCTCGGCGTCGGCTTCGTCCGCGGGCTGCAAGGTCCCGACCCGCGCCATCCGCGCGTCATCGCCACGCCCAAGCACCTCGCGGTGCACAGCGGGCCGGAGGCGGGACGCGACGGGTTCGACGTCGACCCCTCGCCGCGCGATCTGGAGGCGACCTATCTGCCCGCCTTTCGTCGCGCAGTCGTCGAGGGCAAGGCGCAATCGCTGATGTGCGCGTACAACAGCCTGCACGGCACGCCGGCCTGCGCCGCGTCCTGGCTGATGAACGATCGCATCCGCCGCGACTGGGGCTTCACCGGCTTCACCGTGTCCGACTGCGACGCCGTGTCGAACATCCACGCCTTTCACCATTACCGGCTCGATGCCGCCGGCGCCGCCGCCGCCGCGGTCCGGGGCGGCACCGACCTCAATTGCGGCACCGCCTATGCCGCCTTGCCACAGGCACTGGCGAAGGGACTGGTCAGCCAGTCGGAAGTCGACACCGCCCTTGCCCGCGCGCTGCGCGGCAGACAGGCGCTCGGGATCGCATTCGGTGCCACCAGCCCCTGGGCGCGGATCGGCTCCGATCAGGTCGCGACCCCGGCGCATCGCGCCACCGCGCTCGAAGCGGCCCGCAAGTCGATCGTCCTGCTGCGCAACGAAGCCGGTCGCCTGCCGCTCGCCAGGGGCACGAGGATCGCCGTGATTGGTGCCGATGCCGACGACCTGGGCGTGCTGCAAGGCAATTACCACGGCACCGCAGTGAACCCGGTGACGCCGCTCGACGGCCTGCGCGCCCGCTTCGGGCCCGCCAACGTCGCCTATGCGCAGGGCTCGCTGCTCGCCGAAGAGGCGGCTGTCGTCTTACCCGAAACCGCGCTGCGCAGCGATGGCCAGCCCGGCCTCCACGCCACCTATACCGCGAACGGCGCCCCGGTGGTCCGACGGGATCGCCGCGTCGACTTCGACCTCAACCGCGCGGCGCCCGCTCCCGGCCTGCCCGTCACCGGCTATCGCGCCCGCTGGACCGGCACCTTCGTGCCCCCCGGCCCGGGGCGATACCGCCTGATCCTCGACCAGTCCCCATGCTGGAAGGATTGCACGGTCCACGACCGCGCCACGCTGACGCTCGGCGGCCGGCTGCTTCACGACGGCGACCTGCCCAGGGGCCGTGTCGAGGTCGCGGTCGACAGCGACGGCACGCCGCAACCGATCGACCTGACGCTCGACCACCGTTCTGAGGACGAAAGCTTCCGCCTGCTCTGGATCCCTCCGGCCGAGCCGTTGCTGGCACAAGCGGTTGCGGCGGTGCGCGATGCCGACGTCGCCGTGGTGGTCGCCGGCCTGTCGCCCGACCTCGAGGGCGAGGCGCTGTCGGTGCAGGTCCCCGGCTTCGTCGGCGGCGATCGTACCGACATCGCGCTGCCCCTGCCGCAGCAACGGCTGCTCGCCGCGCTGAAGGCGACGGGCAAGCCGATCGTCCTCGTCCTCACCAGCGGCAGCGCGGTGGCGGTCGATCCCGGCTCCGCCGACGCGATCCTCGCCAATTGGTATCCGGGCGAAAGCGGCGGCACCGCGCTCGCCGACGTCATGTCGGGCGCGGTCAATCCGGCAGGGCGCCTGCCGGTCACGATGTACCGCGCGACCACCGACCTGCCCGCCTTCGTCGATTATGGCATGAAGGAGCGGACCTACCGCTATTTCACCGGCACGCCGCTGTGGGGGTTCGGCCACGGCCTCAGCTACACGCAGTTCGCCTATGCCAGCCTGCGGGCGCCTGACAGCGTCGCCGCTGGCGGCGACCTGCGCATCGAAGCGATGGTGACCAACGCCGGCGCGCGCGACGGCGAAGAGGTGGTGCAGGCCTATCTGGTCCCGCCCGCACCGCCAGAGGGCGGGTTCACCGATCCCGTCCTGCAACGCCAGCTGGTCGGTTTCCAGCGGGTGGCGATCGCACGCGGCAAGACGGCACGCGTCGGCTTCACGCTCGATCCGCGCGCGATGAGCATCGTCGATCGCGACGGCCGTCGTCACGTCGTGCCGGGTGCCTATCGCCTGTGGATCGGCGGCGGCCAGCCGGGCGATGGCCCCGGCCGGTGGTTCGATTTCACCGTGAGCGGCACGGATACGGAACTGCCGAAGTGA
- a CDS encoding GH92 family glycosyl hydrolase — protein sequence MIDRAISRRTLLAGTAAVGLPLPAFGAAAAAAGKPNLFVGTGGHGHTYPGATLPFGMVQLSPDTDVERWDACSGYHRTDTSIMGFSHTHLSGTGIGDMLDVLVVPTAVERRDAPVQLQPGPLDDPDAGYRQRFTAEHAEPGYYRVALESGVRAELTVTERTGYHRYTFPAGAGRILVDLSHLILDTSDQPPLVTEASLRLDPDGTLTGSRTVHRWAKGRRIHFAMQLSRTPTRITFYGDGDVEQPAGTTAVAGRRLKALLHYDDAGDAPILIRCGISGVDVAGARANLAAEARAWNFDAVCAAARRRWAEQLTTITVAGGTPDQRSILSSALYHALLAPTLFSDVDGRYVGLDRQVHRVPRGGAAYSSYSLWDTYRALHPLLTIVAPDTAQALVADIVRQTQQSPYGPPVWPLQGVETGTMIGWHGVAVLAEAQAKGIPADYAAAWPAIARRSFDFTAPDLDNSKGRDLYDAEGYVPADAWFESVSRTQEYAYDDWASAHLARAAGKAADADRLLKRSGNWRNVIDGKAGFAKPKFADGNWWSPYDPIQLGHMPKPWWRDYTEANGWQATFLNQHDVYGLIAHMGGDAAFEGRLDALFAAPSTLPANAPPDISGLVGQYAHGNEPNHHVAYLYAYTGAAWKTQAMVRRLCTDMYRNDPDGIIGNDDCGQMSAWFVLSSLGFYPVDPVEAAYVFGSPLFERVTIRLPRGQRLTIEAPGNTADTPYVRSVTFNGRPWTKNWIAHADLMKGGRLVFTMSRTPVKTFGQAKADRPPSNGHGAV from the coding sequence ATGATCGATCGCGCCATCTCGCGCCGCACCCTGCTCGCCGGAACAGCGGCCGTCGGCCTGCCGCTGCCCGCATTCGGGGCAGCGGCGGCGGCGGCGGGCAAGCCGAACCTCTTCGTCGGCACCGGCGGCCATGGCCACACCTATCCCGGCGCGACGTTGCCGTTCGGCATGGTGCAGCTGTCGCCGGACACCGATGTCGAACGCTGGGATGCCTGCTCGGGCTATCACCGCACCGACACGTCGATCATGGGATTCAGCCACACGCATCTCAGCGGCACGGGCATCGGCGACATGCTCGACGTGCTGGTGGTCCCGACCGCGGTCGAGCGCCGGGATGCGCCCGTCCAGCTCCAACCCGGCCCGCTCGACGATCCCGATGCCGGCTATCGCCAGCGCTTCACCGCCGAACATGCCGAACCCGGCTATTATCGCGTCGCGCTGGAAAGCGGCGTGCGCGCCGAATTGACCGTCACCGAACGAACCGGCTATCACCGCTATACCTTTCCGGCCGGTGCGGGCCGCATATTGGTCGACCTGTCGCACCTGATCCTCGACACCTCCGACCAGCCGCCGCTCGTCACCGAGGCCAGCCTGCGGCTCGATCCCGACGGGACGCTCACCGGCAGCCGCACCGTGCACCGCTGGGCCAAGGGCCGCCGCATCCATTTCGCGATGCAGCTGTCGCGAACGCCGACGCGCATCACCTTCTACGGCGACGGGGACGTCGAACAGCCGGCCGGCACCACCGCCGTCGCCGGTCGTCGCCTGAAGGCACTGCTGCACTATGACGATGCCGGCGATGCGCCGATCCTGATCCGCTGCGGCATCTCCGGCGTCGATGTCGCCGGCGCACGCGCGAACCTCGCCGCGGAAGCGCGGGCGTGGAACTTCGACGCCGTCTGCGCCGCCGCACGGCGACGCTGGGCAGAGCAGCTCACCACGATCACCGTCGCGGGCGGCACGCCGGATCAGCGCAGCATCCTGTCCTCCGCCCTCTATCACGCCCTGCTGGCGCCGACGCTGTTCTCCGACGTCGACGGGCGCTACGTCGGGCTCGACCGGCAGGTCCATCGCGTGCCGCGGGGCGGTGCCGCCTACAGCAGCTATTCGCTGTGGGACACCTATCGTGCGCTGCACCCCTTGCTGACGATCGTCGCGCCCGACACGGCGCAGGCTCTCGTCGCCGACATCGTCCGCCAGACGCAGCAGAGCCCCTATGGACCGCCGGTCTGGCCGCTGCAAGGCGTCGAAACCGGCACGATGATCGGCTGGCACGGGGTTGCGGTCCTTGCCGAAGCGCAGGCGAAGGGCATTCCGGCCGATTACGCCGCGGCATGGCCGGCCATCGCCAGGCGCAGCTTCGATTTCACCGCCCCCGACCTCGACAACAGCAAGGGGCGCGACCTGTACGACGCCGAGGGGTACGTGCCGGCTGACGCCTGGTTCGAAAGCGTCAGCCGGACACAGGAATATGCCTATGACGACTGGGCATCGGCACATCTGGCCCGCGCCGCGGGGAAGGCCGCCGACGCCGACCGGCTGCTGAAGCGATCGGGCAACTGGCGCAACGTCATCGACGGCAAGGCGGGCTTCGCCAAGCCGAAGTTCGCCGACGGCAACTGGTGGAGCCCCTATGATCCGATCCAGCTCGGCCACATGCCAAAGCCGTGGTGGCGCGACTACACCGAGGCGAACGGCTGGCAGGCGACATTCCTCAACCAGCACGACGTCTACGGCCTGATCGCTCACATGGGCGGCGATGCGGCGTTCGAGGGGCGGCTCGACGCGTTGTTCGCCGCGCCCTCGACGCTGCCTGCCAACGCGCCGCCCGACATCAGCGGGCTCGTCGGGCAATATGCCCATGGCAACGAACCCAATCATCACGTCGCCTACCTCTACGCCTATACCGGCGCGGCGTGGAAGACGCAGGCGATGGTTCGACGCCTGTGCACCGACATGTACCGGAACGACCCCGACGGCATCATCGGCAACGACGATTGTGGCCAGATGAGCGCGTGGTTCGTGCTGTCGTCGCTCGGCTTCTACCCGGTCGATCCGGTCGAGGCGGCGTATGTCTTCGGCTCGCCCCTGTTCGAGCGCGTGACCATTCGCCTGCCCCGCGGCCAGCGCCTGACGATCGAAGCGCCGGGCAACACCGCCGACACGCCCTACGTCCGCTCGGTCACGTTCAACGGCCGCCCGTGGACGAAGAACTGGATCGCGCACGCCGACCTGATGAAGGGCGGCCGGCTGGTCTTCACGATGAGCAGGACGCCGGTGAAGACCTTCGGCCAGGCCAAGGCCGATCGCCCGCCGTCGAACGGCCATGGGGCGGTGTGA
- a CDS encoding glycoside hydrolase family 125 protein: MNRRDFLAATAATAAAAATPTRAAPAFPSQRPAPKDRRFASPAVEREMARVTARIGDDKLRWMFGNCYPNTLDTTVAMSTIDGRPDAFVITGDIKALWLRDSSAQVKPYLHLARNAPELRRLFHGLIARQSRCILIDPYANAFMADPTAKSDLEWSQADETVMKTGIAERKWEIDSLCYPMRLAHGYWRATGDAAPFDATWAEAARASIRTFREQQRKDGPGPYSFRRSAPQPTETLLWGHGAPTRPVGLIHSGFRPSDDACQYPFLIPSNLFAVTALRELATVAGEACNDAALAQDATALAAEVQAALLLHGTMRLRDGSEVWAYEVDGFGNAIFMDDANVPSLSGLAYLGCVDSADPLWRRTQAACWSAANPWFFRGKAGSGIGGPHVGRGQISPMSLIVRALSAGDDDTIRTALRTIRDTDGGTGFIHESFDQDDPSKFTRAWFAWANGLFGELVVHLAATRPALLKAPL; this comes from the coding sequence GTGAACCGCCGCGATTTCCTCGCCGCCACGGCCGCCACAGCTGCGGCAGCGGCGACCCCGACGCGCGCCGCACCGGCATTCCCGTCGCAACGCCCGGCGCCGAAGGATCGCCGCTTCGCCAGCCCGGCGGTGGAGCGCGAAATGGCTCGCGTCACGGCCCGGATCGGCGATGACAAGCTGCGCTGGATGTTCGGCAATTGCTACCCGAATACGCTCGACACCACCGTCGCCATGAGCACGATCGACGGCCGGCCCGACGCATTCGTCATCACCGGCGACATCAAGGCGCTGTGGCTGCGCGACAGTTCGGCACAGGTGAAGCCCTACCTGCATCTTGCCAGGAACGCCCCGGAACTGCGTCGCCTGTTCCACGGTCTGATCGCGCGCCAATCGCGCTGCATCCTGATCGACCCCTACGCCAATGCCTTCATGGCGGATCCGACCGCCAAATCCGACCTCGAATGGTCGCAGGCCGACGAGACGGTGATGAAAACGGGCATCGCAGAGCGGAAGTGGGAGATCGATTCGCTTTGCTATCCGATGCGGCTCGCACACGGCTATTGGCGGGCGACCGGCGATGCCGCCCCCTTCGATGCGACCTGGGCGGAGGCGGCACGCGCCAGCATCCGCACCTTCCGCGAACAACAGCGCAAGGACGGCCCCGGCCCCTACAGCTTCCGCCGTTCCGCACCGCAGCCGACCGAGACCCTGCTGTGGGGCCATGGCGCACCGACCAGGCCGGTCGGTCTGATCCATTCGGGCTTTCGTCCATCGGACGATGCCTGCCAATATCCGTTTTTGATCCCGAGCAACCTCTTCGCCGTCACCGCCCTGCGCGAACTGGCAACCGTCGCGGGCGAGGCGTGCAACGATGCAGCGCTGGCGCAGGACGCGACGGCGCTCGCCGCGGAGGTTCAGGCGGCACTCCTGCTGCATGGCACGATGCGGCTGCGCGACGGCAGCGAGGTGTGGGCCTATGAGGTCGACGGGTTCGGCAATGCCATCTTCATGGACGACGCCAACGTCCCCAGCCTGTCGGGCCTCGCCTATCTGGGTTGCGTCGATTCCGCGGACCCGCTGTGGCGGCGGACGCAGGCGGCGTGCTGGAGCGCCGCCAACCCCTGGTTCTTCCGTGGCAAGGCCGGTTCCGGCATCGGCGGTCCTCATGTCGGGCGCGGCCAGATCTCGCCGATGTCGCTGATCGTCCGCGCCCTGTCGGCGGGCGACGATGACACGATCCGCACCGCGCTGCGCACGATCCGCGATACCGACGGTGGCACCGGCTTCATCCACGAAAGCTTCGATCAGGACGATCCCTCCAAGTTCACGCGCGCCTGGTTCGCCTGGGCGAACGGTCTGTTCGGCGAACTCGTCGTGCATCTCGCCGCGACCCGGCCCGCCCTGCTGAAGGCACCCTTATGA